A region of Methyloversatilis discipulorum DNA encodes the following proteins:
- the rsmB gene encoding 16S rRNA (cytosine(967)-C(5))-methyltransferase RsmB, producing the protein MLQGEALDDAFGHVAAQSANSAAVRDLAYQCLRAHAGIERRLAVLVPKPLRETDRCALLLVALCRLEARPDTAHTTVNQAVEAARALGGDRFGGLMNAVLRNAQRRHAELDAAVAADPAARLQHPQWWLDMLRHDHPDHWQDIAAQGNVHPPMALRANRRRTTPQQALAQLQAAGIVAQIRGEDGLLLDKPCPVSRLPGFADGELSVQDLGAQRAAALLDVAAGQRVLDACAAPGGKASHLLERAELDLLALDHSEPRTRRIAENFERLGLRGRIAVGDAARPDDWWDGTPFDRILADVPCSASGVVRRHPDAKWLRRPQDIAGFAAQQRAILDALWRVLAPGGKLLYATCSVFRAENQDQVTAFTARHPDCLRLSPCGAPDLQLLPTAEHDGFYYALLQKSPHAG; encoded by the coding sequence GTGCTGCAGGGCGAAGCGCTCGACGACGCCTTCGGCCATGTCGCCGCACAGTCGGCCAACAGCGCCGCCGTGCGTGACCTCGCATACCAGTGCCTGCGTGCTCACGCCGGCATCGAACGCCGGCTGGCCGTGCTGGTGCCGAAGCCGCTGCGCGAAACCGACCGCTGCGCATTGCTGCTGGTCGCGCTGTGCCGGCTCGAAGCGCGGCCCGACACGGCGCACACCACGGTGAACCAGGCGGTCGAGGCCGCCCGCGCGCTCGGCGGCGATCGCTTCGGCGGGCTGATGAATGCGGTGCTGCGCAACGCGCAGCGCCGTCATGCCGAACTCGACGCGGCGGTGGCCGCCGACCCGGCCGCCCGGCTGCAGCACCCGCAGTGGTGGCTGGACATGCTGCGTCACGACCATCCCGACCACTGGCAGGACATCGCCGCGCAGGGCAATGTCCACCCGCCGATGGCGCTGCGCGCGAACCGCCGCCGCACGACGCCACAACAGGCGCTGGCGCAGTTGCAGGCGGCCGGTATCGTGGCGCAGATCCGCGGCGAAGACGGCCTGCTGCTCGACAAACCCTGCCCGGTGTCGCGCCTGCCCGGCTTCGCCGACGGCGAGCTGTCGGTGCAGGATCTCGGCGCCCAGCGCGCGGCCGCACTGCTCGATGTCGCTGCGGGCCAGCGTGTGCTCGACGCCTGCGCCGCACCGGGCGGCAAGGCGTCGCACCTGCTCGAACGTGCCGAGCTCGACCTGCTGGCTCTGGACCACAGCGAACCACGGACCCGACGCATCGCCGAAAACTTCGAGCGACTGGGGCTGCGCGGCCGGATCGCGGTCGGCGACGCTGCCCGGCCGGACGACTGGTGGGACGGCACGCCGTTCGACCGCATCTTGGCCGACGTGCCGTGCAGCGCCTCCGGCGTCGTGCGTCGCCACCCGGACGCGAAATGGCTGCGCCGTCCGCAGGACATCGCCGGCTTCGCCGCCCAGCAACGCGCGATACTGGATGCGCTTTGGCGCGTGCTCGCTCCGGGTGGTAAATTGCTCTACGCCACCTGTTCGGTGTTCCGCGCCGAAAATCAGGATCAGGTGACCGCCTTCACCGCCCGCCATCCCGACTGCCTACGCCTGAGCCCATGTGGTGCGCCCGATCTGCAACTGCTGCCGACCGCCGAGCATGACGGCTTCTATTACGCACTGCTGCAGAAGTCTCCGCACGCTGGCTGA
- a CDS encoding DUF4390 domain-containing protein has product MTASITHCCRSLRTLAERARALLLALLIATLAGHASAAGVTMRDVRLDHGDDGYQLSTDIAVTLSPRLAEAVTRGVALYFVLEFEISRPRWYWLDEDVVERSQTYRVSYHALTRQYRVSTGALHQSFDTLDEALKLIGRLRNWHVVDYSRLTPGESYVAALRLRLDVTQLPKPFQLSAMSNRDWTLESEWQRWGFTAQPQEAR; this is encoded by the coding sequence ATGACGGCTTCTATTACGCACTGCTGCAGAAGTCTCCGCACGCTGGCTGAGCGCGCGCGCGCGCTGCTGCTGGCGTTGCTGATCGCGACGCTGGCCGGCCACGCGTCGGCCGCCGGCGTCACGATGCGCGACGTGCGCCTCGATCACGGCGACGACGGCTACCAGCTGTCGACCGACATTGCGGTCACGCTGTCGCCGCGGCTGGCCGAGGCGGTCACGCGCGGCGTCGCGCTGTACTTCGTGCTGGAGTTCGAGATCAGCCGCCCGCGCTGGTACTGGCTGGACGAAGACGTGGTCGAACGCAGCCAGACCTATCGCGTCAGCTACCACGCGCTGACGCGTCAATACCGCGTATCGACCGGCGCGCTGCATCAGAGCTTCGACACGCTGGACGAGGCGCTGAAGCTGATCGGCCGTCTGCGCAACTGGCACGTGGTCGACTACAGCCGCCTCACGCCGGGCGAAAGCTATGTCGCCGCGCTGCGCCTGCGCCTCGACGTGACTCAGCTGCCCAAGCCCTTCCAGCTCAGCGCGATGAGCAACCGCGACTGGACGCTGGAATCGGAATGGCAGCGCTGGGGCTTCACCGCACAGCCGCAGGAGGCGCGATGA
- a CDS encoding sensor histidine kinase encodes MRAFIVATTAISGVLLLLLSLASENTELFARNYPLLLGMNITVAVGLLALVAWLVTQLLREHRAAVFGSRLKLRLFAAFAALAVAPGALIYVLSVNFVSRSVDSWFNVRIEQALEGGLNLGRNTLDYVSADLLEKARAMARELGDTPLIRRSARLDELREQSGAASATLFSSAGRVLSTSSAATRLVPPLPSPSQLRQARQGAGFAAVESDVDAGLTVRALVFVGSGALASDAPVLQLTQPLPASLAQNAEAVQSAYRDYEELSLARAGLKRIFALTLTLALLLALLSALAVAFVISRRMSAPLSILARGTDAVMQGDFSPIPAVASRDELGTLTQSFRRMTEQLNEARAQAERSRAETEAARTYLEGVLGNLSTGVLAFSPSTKLRAANQGAMAILGDTLEGWETLTLAQWPRHAELRDTIVAAIDEAQESWSRQIDIPDPFGPGKTLLIRGSQLPAAGGGGFVVVFDDITQLISAQRSAAWGEVARRLAHEIKNPLTPIQLSAERLQFKLSDKLDADGQKMLARATSTIVDQVEAMKNMVNAFRDYARLPAPALAPLDLNRLVDEVLGLYETSAARIERQLSPDLPDVAGDVGQLRQVIHNLLQNAQDALAEADAPCIQIQTRRRGGRAELAVRDNGSGFPPQVLARAFEPYVTSKARGTGLGLAIVKKIVDEHEGRIEIENVAPHGAEIRISLPLAA; translated from the coding sequence ATGAGGGCCTTCATCGTCGCCACCACGGCGATCAGTGGCGTGCTGTTGCTGCTGCTGTCGCTGGCCAGCGAGAACACCGAACTGTTCGCGCGCAATTACCCGCTGCTGCTTGGCATGAACATCACGGTCGCGGTCGGCCTGCTGGCGCTGGTCGCCTGGCTGGTGACGCAGCTGCTGCGCGAGCACCGCGCCGCCGTGTTCGGCTCCCGTCTGAAGCTGCGGCTGTTCGCCGCCTTCGCCGCGCTCGCCGTGGCGCCGGGCGCGCTGATCTACGTGCTGTCGGTGAACTTCGTGTCGCGCTCGGTCGATTCCTGGTTCAACGTGCGCATCGAACAGGCGCTCGAAGGCGGCCTCAACCTCGGCCGCAACACGCTGGACTATGTCTCCGCCGACCTGCTGGAAAAGGCCCGCGCGATGGCGCGCGAACTGGGCGACACGCCGCTGATCCGGCGCAGCGCGCGGCTGGACGAGCTGCGCGAACAGTCGGGCGCGGCCAGCGCGACACTGTTCTCGTCCGCCGGCCGCGTACTGTCGACCAGTTCGGCCGCCACCCGGCTGGTGCCGCCGCTGCCGTCGCCGTCGCAACTGCGCCAGGCGCGCCAGGGCGCCGGTTTCGCCGCAGTCGAAAGCGACGTCGATGCCGGACTGACGGTGCGCGCGCTGGTGTTCGTCGGCAGCGGCGCGCTCGCCTCCGACGCCCCGGTGCTGCAACTGACGCAACCGCTGCCGGCGTCGCTCGCGCAGAACGCCGAAGCGGTGCAGAGCGCCTACCGCGACTACGAAGAGCTGTCGCTGGCGCGCGCCGGGCTGAAGCGCATTTTCGCGCTGACGCTGACGCTGGCGCTGCTGCTCGCGCTGCTGTCGGCGCTGGCGGTGGCCTTCGTCATAAGCCGGCGCATGTCGGCGCCGCTGTCCATCCTGGCGCGTGGCACCGACGCGGTGATGCAGGGCGACTTCAGCCCGATCCCGGCGGTCGCCTCGCGCGACGAACTGGGCACGCTGACCCAGTCCTTCCGCCGCATGACGGAACAGCTGAACGAAGCGCGCGCGCAGGCCGAGCGCAGCCGCGCCGAAACCGAAGCGGCGCGCACCTATCTCGAAGGCGTGCTGGGCAACCTGTCGACTGGCGTGCTGGCCTTCAGCCCGTCGACGAAATTGCGCGCCGCCAACCAGGGTGCGATGGCCATCCTCGGCGACACGCTGGAGGGGTGGGAAACGCTGACGCTGGCGCAGTGGCCGCGGCACGCCGAACTGCGCGACACCATCGTCGCCGCGATCGACGAGGCGCAGGAATCGTGGAGCCGGCAGATCGACATCCCCGACCCCTTCGGTCCGGGCAAGACGCTGCTGATCCGTGGCTCGCAACTGCCGGCGGCCGGCGGCGGCGGTTTCGTCGTCGTGTTCGACGACATCACGCAGCTCATTTCCGCGCAGCGCAGCGCCGCCTGGGGCGAGGTCGCGCGGCGACTGGCGCACGAAATCAAGAACCCGCTGACGCCGATACAGCTGTCGGCCGAGCGGCTGCAGTTCAAGCTGTCGGACAAGCTCGACGCGGACGGCCAGAAGATGCTGGCGCGCGCCACCTCGACCATCGTCGACCAGGTCGAGGCAATGAAGAACATGGTGAACGCCTTCCGCGACTACGCGCGACTGCCGGCGCCGGCACTGGCGCCGCTCGACCTGAACCGGCTGGTCGACGAAGTGCTCGGCCTGTACGAAACATCGGCCGCGCGCATCGAGCGCCAGCTGTCGCCGGACCTGCCCGACGTGGCCGGCGATGTCGGACAGCTGCGGCAGGTGATCCACAATCTGCTGCAGAACGCGCAGGACGCGCTTGCCGAGGCCGACGCACCCTGCATACAGATCCAGACGCGGCGCCGGGGGGGGCGAGCGGAACTGGCGGTGCGCGACAACGGCAGCGGCTTTCCGCCGCAGGTGCTGGCGCGCGCCTTCGAACCCTATGTCACGTCAAAGGCGCGTGGCACCGGGCTCGGACTGGCCATCGTCAAGAAGATCGTCGATGAGCACGAAGGACGCATAGAAATAGAGAACGTCGCGCCGCATGGCGCGGAAATCCGCATCTCGCTGCCACTGGCGGCATGA
- a CDS encoding sigma-54-dependent transcriptional regulator → MARILVVDDEMGIRELLSEILRDEGHDVTLAENAAAARAARTAQRPDLVLLDIWMPDTDGISLLKEWASGGQLTMPVIMMSGHGTIDSAVEATRIGAMDFLEKPIALAKLLSAVKRALARGASPEQRPSAPSLSAVGRSGALRDLRRKIEQMAARSRVVLLRCGPSSFGELAARTLAAPGRRWLELASISGPITQEQLDAARGGVIHTGDISHLSRMQQKNLAFALERLDRLDARLVGCCAQSAPELQAAGWDESVLARLFEIVLPLPALAELRDEVADLAEDVLKHLIEAGEVPARRLAESARPLLRQHGWPGGYGELVSVLRSAALAALDDEVDASALRALLRPAGTPVLPGLDQPLREAREAFERMYFEHHMEREGGNMTRLAERSGLERTHLYRKLKQLGLPIGRRGEHHD, encoded by the coding sequence ATGGCTCGCATACTGGTCGTAGATGACGAAATGGGGATCCGCGAACTGCTGTCGGAAATCCTCCGGGACGAAGGGCACGACGTGACGCTCGCCGAGAACGCTGCAGCGGCACGCGCTGCACGCACGGCGCAGCGGCCCGATCTGGTGCTGCTCGACATCTGGATGCCCGACACCGACGGCATTTCGCTGCTCAAGGAATGGGCTTCGGGCGGACAGCTGACGATGCCGGTCATCATGATGTCCGGCCACGGCACCATCGATTCGGCGGTCGAGGCGACCCGCATCGGCGCGATGGATTTCCTCGAGAAGCCGATCGCGCTGGCCAAGCTGCTGAGCGCGGTCAAGCGCGCGCTGGCGCGCGGCGCCTCGCCGGAGCAGCGGCCGAGCGCACCGTCACTGAGCGCGGTCGGACGCAGCGGCGCGTTGCGCGACCTGCGACGCAAGATAGAACAGATGGCCGCCCGTTCGCGCGTTGTCCTGCTGCGCTGCGGCCCGTCCAGCTTCGGCGAACTGGCGGCGCGCACGCTGGCCGCACCCGGCCGGCGCTGGCTCGAACTTGCATCGATCAGCGGACCGATCACGCAGGAGCAGCTCGATGCCGCCCGCGGCGGCGTCATCCACACTGGCGACATCAGTCACCTGTCGCGCATGCAGCAGAAGAACCTCGCCTTCGCGCTGGAGCGGCTCGACCGCCTCGACGCGCGCCTGGTCGGCTGCTGTGCGCAGAGCGCACCGGAGTTGCAGGCCGCCGGCTGGGACGAGAGCGTGTTGGCCAGACTGTTCGAAATCGTGCTCCCGCTGCCGGCGCTGGCCGAACTGCGTGACGAAGTGGCCGATCTGGCCGAAGACGTGCTGAAGCACCTGATCGAGGCGGGCGAGGTGCCGGCACGGCGTCTGGCCGAGTCGGCACGCCCGCTGCTGCGTCAGCACGGCTGGCCCGGCGGCTACGGCGAGCTGGTATCGGTGCTGCGCTCGGCCGCGCTGGCCGCGCTCGACGACGAGGTCGACGCGAGCGCGCTGCGCGCGCTGCTGCGCCCGGCCGGCACTCCGGTGCTGCCCGGCCTGGACCAGCCACTGCGCGAAGCGCGCGAGGCCTTCGAGCGCATGTACTTCGAACACCACATGGAACGCGAGGGCGGCAACATGACCCGCCTGGCCGAACGCTCGGGGTTGGAGCGCACCCATCTGTACCGCAAGCTGAAGCAGCTCGGGCTGCCGATCGGACGGCGCGGCGAACACCACGACTGA
- a CDS encoding YifB family Mg chelatase-like AAA ATPase produces MSLAILRSRALAGMQAPEVAVEVHVSNGLPAFSLVGLPDVEVREARDRVRAAILSSGFDFPARRITVNLAPADLPKESGRFDLPIALGILIAAGSLEATDIDGIEFAGELSLTGALRPVRGALPMALGARAAGRTFVLPAASAPEAVIAGGIDVRAATSLLDVCAHLCGQSTLPRAEPASAPERAACADLADVRGQLGARRALEIAAAGNHSVLMSGPPGTGKSMLAARFPGLLPDMDEAEALETAAVLSGAGLFDPVALGRRPFRAPHHSASAAALVGGGAIPRPGEISLAHNGVLFLDELPEFDRRVLEALREPLETGHVTISRAAHRAEFPARFQLIAAMNPCPCGYLGHPSARCRCTPDQIARYRGRLSGPLLDRIDLTVVVPPLSEHELRAGPGEASAEVRRRVCAARALQQQRQGKSNQRLEAADIDRHCPLDDAARALLAQAMNRLRLSARAYHRCLKVARTIADLNGREVIAANEVAEAVQFRRALDAPAG; encoded by the coding sequence ATGTCTCTCGCCATCCTGCGCAGCCGTGCGCTTGCCGGCATGCAGGCGCCGGAGGTTGCGGTCGAAGTCCACGTGTCGAACGGCCTGCCCGCGTTCTCGCTGGTCGGCCTGCCGGACGTCGAAGTGCGCGAGGCACGCGACCGGGTACGGGCGGCCATCCTCAGTTCCGGCTTCGACTTTCCGGCGCGACGCATCACCGTCAATCTGGCGCCGGCCGACCTGCCGAAGGAATCCGGCCGTTTCGACCTGCCGATCGCACTGGGCATCCTGATCGCCGCCGGTTCGCTCGAAGCAACGGACATCGACGGCATCGAGTTCGCCGGCGAACTGTCGCTGACCGGTGCGCTGCGCCCGGTGCGCGGCGCGCTGCCGATGGCGCTCGGCGCCCGCGCCGCCGGCCGCACCTTCGTGCTGCCCGCCGCGTCGGCGCCGGAAGCGGTGATCGCCGGCGGCATCGACGTGCGCGCCGCGACCTCGCTGCTCGACGTCTGTGCACACCTGTGTGGGCAGTCGACGCTGCCGCGCGCGGAGCCGGCCAGCGCGCCCGAGCGGGCGGCCTGCGCGGATCTGGCCGACGTGCGCGGGCAGCTCGGCGCCCGCCGCGCACTGGAAATCGCCGCCGCCGGCAATCATTCGGTGCTGATGTCGGGGCCGCCGGGCACCGGCAAATCGATGCTGGCCGCCCGCTTCCCCGGCCTGCTACCGGACATGGACGAAGCCGAGGCGCTCGAAACGGCCGCGGTGCTGTCAGGCGCCGGCCTGTTCGACCCGGTGGCGCTGGGCCGCCGCCCCTTTCGCGCCCCGCACCACTCCGCCAGCGCAGCGGCGCTGGTCGGCGGCGGCGCCATCCCGCGGCCGGGCGAAATATCGCTCGCGCACAACGGCGTACTGTTTCTCGACGAGCTGCCCGAATTCGACCGCCGCGTGCTGGAGGCATTGCGCGAGCCGCTTGAGACCGGCCACGTGACCATCTCGCGCGCCGCGCACCGCGCCGAGTTTCCGGCCCGTTTCCAGCTGATCGCGGCGATGAATCCCTGCCCCTGCGGCTACCTCGGCCATCCGTCGGCGCGCTGTCGCTGCACGCCGGACCAGATTGCGCGTTACCGCGGACGCCTGTCGGGACCGCTGCTCGACCGCATCGACCTGACGGTGGTCGTACCGCCGCTGTCGGAGCACGAACTGCGCGCCGGCCCCGGCGAGGCGAGTGCCGAAGTGCGGCGGCGGGTGTGCGCGGCGCGCGCGCTGCAGCAGCAGCGTCAGGGAAAGTCGAACCAGCGGCTTGAGGCGGCGGACATCGACCGTCACTGCCCGCTGGACGACGCGGCGCGCGCCTTGCTGGCGCAGGCGATGAATCGCCTCAGGCTGTCTGCGCGGGCCTATCACCGCTGCCTGAAGGTGGCGCGGACGATTGCCGATCTGAACGGCCGGGAAGTGATTGCGGCGAACGAGGTCGCCGAAGCAGTGCAGTTCCGGCGCGCGCTCGACGCACCGGCCGGGTGA
- a CDS encoding coiled-coil domain-containing protein, protein MKPGNLRHLVPGLLALALLHVPASEARVYCCKDARGQQVCGDVLPAACADRGYRELNSQGATVKQVEAPMTEAQRAKRDAEAKKARDEDMVRQEQRRRDTTLLNTYTSEREIDAARDRRIADIEELLARLREQQQTLSERQKKLEKDAAGFTAKSKRVPSGLKDRLDTNGEDLRQIGENIAQKERDLADTKKRFEEDRVRFREIAGNR, encoded by the coding sequence ATGAAACCCGGGAATCTGCGTCACCTCGTGCCGGGCCTGCTTGCGCTGGCCCTGCTGCACGTGCCGGCGAGCGAGGCGCGCGTCTATTGCTGCAAGGACGCGCGCGGCCAGCAGGTGTGCGGTGACGTGCTCCCGGCTGCCTGTGCCGACCGTGGCTATCGTGAGCTGAACAGCCAGGGCGCGACGGTCAAGCAGGTCGAGGCGCCGATGACCGAGGCGCAACGGGCCAAGCGCGATGCCGAGGCGAAGAAGGCGCGCGACGAGGACATGGTGCGCCAGGAGCAGCGCCGCCGCGACACCACGCTGCTGAACACCTACACCAGCGAACGCGAGATCGATGCCGCGCGCGACCGTCGTATCGCCGATATCGAGGAACTGCTGGCCCGCCTGCGCGAACAGCAGCAGACCTTGAGCGAGCGCCAGAAGAAGCTGGAAAAGGACGCCGCCGGATTCACCGCGAAGAGCAAGCGCGTGCCGTCCGGACTCAAGGACAGGCTGGACACCAACGGCGAGGATTTGCGGCAGATCGGCGAGAACATCGCGCAGAAGGAGCGCGATCTGGCCGACACCAAGAAGCGCTTCGAAGAGGACCGCGTGCGCTTTCGCGAGATCGCCGGCAACCGCTGA
- the pyrE gene encoding orotate phosphoribosyltransferase yields the protein MKFAVDTGVLRFGSFTTKAGRESPYFFNAGLFNSGASVLKLCSFYADTIISRAPQFDMLFGPAYKGIVLAAGTAMQIAQHGRDLPFAFNRKEAKDHGEGGTLIGAPLKGRVLIIDDVISAGTSVRESVELIRAAGAEPAGVAIALDRMERGTGQLSAVQEVERSYGMPVVACATLDDLVGYLQESPGMQGNLDAVRAYRAKYGVNG from the coding sequence GTGAAGTTCGCCGTCGATACCGGCGTGCTGCGCTTCGGCAGCTTCACCACCAAAGCGGGGCGCGAATCCCCCTACTTCTTCAACGCCGGGCTGTTCAACAGCGGTGCTTCGGTGCTCAAGCTTTGCAGCTTCTATGCCGATACGATCATCAGTCGTGCGCCGCAGTTCGACATGCTGTTCGGACCGGCCTACAAGGGCATCGTTCTGGCCGCAGGTACCGCGATGCAGATCGCGCAGCACGGTCGTGACCTGCCCTTCGCGTTCAATCGCAAGGAAGCCAAGGACCACGGCGAAGGCGGCACGCTGATCGGGGCGCCGCTGAAGGGACGGGTGCTCATCATCGACGACGTGATCAGCGCGGGCACCTCGGTGCGCGAGTCGGTCGAACTGATCCGCGCCGCCGGCGCCGAACCGGCCGGTGTGGCGATTGCCCTCGACCGCATGGAGCGGGGCACCGGACAATTGTCAGCGGTTCAGGAAGTGGAACGTTCTTACGGCATGCCGGTGGTTGCCTGCGCCACGCTCGACGATCTGGTCGGCTATCTGCAGGAAAGCCCGGGCATGCAGGGCAATCTCGACGCGGTGCGTGCCTACCGCGCGAAATATGGAGTGAATGGCTGA
- a CDS encoding exodeoxyribonuclease III: protein MLRIVSLNLNGIRSATTKGVWDWVAGTAPDVLCVQELKAQEADLDASMRAPVAMGGRDGHFHYALKKGYSGVGLYARRQPSRVITGFGVEEFDNEGRYVEADFGDVTVISLYLPSGSSAPERQEAKFRFLDRFQPHLAALRASGREIVVCGDWNIAHQEIDLKNWKGNLKNSGFLPEERAWMTALLGAGGWVDVYRTLHPDATDDCYTWWSNRGQARAKNVGWRIDYQIATPGIAAKARAASVYKDVRFSDHAPLIVDYDVDIA, encoded by the coding sequence ATGTTACGTATCGTGTCGCTCAACCTCAACGGTATCCGCTCGGCCACCACCAAGGGCGTGTGGGACTGGGTCGCCGGCACGGCGCCGGACGTGCTGTGCGTGCAGGAACTGAAGGCGCAGGAGGCCGACCTCGATGCGTCGATGCGCGCACCGGTGGCGATGGGCGGTCGCGACGGGCATTTCCACTATGCGCTAAAGAAGGGCTACAGCGGCGTCGGCCTGTACGCGCGGCGACAGCCGTCGCGGGTGATCACCGGCTTCGGCGTCGAGGAATTCGACAACGAAGGCCGCTACGTCGAGGCCGACTTCGGCGATGTGACGGTGATTTCGCTCTACCTGCCCTCCGGTTCCAGTGCGCCCGAACGCCAGGAGGCCAAGTTCCGCTTCCTCGACCGCTTCCAGCCGCATCTGGCCGCGCTGCGGGCCAGTGGGCGCGAGATCGTGGTGTGTGGCGACTGGAACATCGCGCACCAGGAAATCGACCTGAAGAACTGGAAGGGCAATCTGAAGAACTCGGGCTTCCTGCCGGAAGAGCGCGCCTGGATGACCGCGCTGCTGGGCGCGGGCGGCTGGGTGGACGTCTATCGCACGCTGCACCCGGACGCCACCGACGACTGCTACACCTGGTGGAGCAATCGCGGCCAGGCCCGCGCGAAGAACGTGGGCTGGCGCATCGACTACCAGATCGCCACTCCGGGCATCGCGGCAAAGGCCCGTGCGGCAAGCGTCTACAAGGACGTACGCTTCAGCGATCATGCTCCACTCATTGTCGACTACGATGTCGATATCGCGTGA
- a CDS encoding SGNH/GDSL hydrolase family protein, whose amino-acid sequence MKALRSLALAAALGLSLPAAAEWNELVVFGDSLSDTGNFQTLSSGLFPSALFGYAPGRFSNGPVAVEYLAAWLNLPLDNHAVGGARTGTPTGGGSDNYVEDTSQGAQLASLLQKSPGWLNGTGISAQVVDYVAGGGGGADKLYFIWGGPNDYFLPASLTTPATVGNAVGNLQTAITSLYAAGARDFLIPNMPDLGLTPSFVEEGPLAAGLASSVSAAHNAALALMLEQLDLNLADARFRTVDVSGLLNDVALDPSQYGFTNIDTPCQTLAGCPANPAGYLFWDDVHITTAGHQAVATAFLAAALVPEAERWAMLLAGLSLLGVARRLQWKRPADDTVALRPAT is encoded by the coding sequence ATGAAAGCTCTGCGCAGTCTCGCTCTCGCCGCCGCTCTGGGTCTTTCGCTGCCGGCCGCGGCTGAATGGAACGAACTGGTCGTGTTCGGCGACAGCCTGTCGGACACTGGCAACTTCCAGACGCTGAGCTCCGGTCTCTTCCCGTCCGCGCTGTTCGGCTACGCGCCGGGGCGCTTTTCCAACGGCCCGGTGGCGGTCGAGTACCTGGCCGCCTGGCTCAACCTGCCGCTGGACAACCATGCGGTGGGCGGCGCGCGCACCGGCACGCCGACTGGCGGCGGCTCCGACAACTATGTCGAGGACACCAGCCAGGGCGCACAGCTTGCAAGCCTGCTGCAGAAATCTCCGGGCTGGCTGAACGGCACCGGCATCAGCGCCCAGGTGGTTGACTACGTAGCCGGAGGCGGCGGTGGCGCCGACAAGCTCTACTTCATCTGGGGTGGCCCGAACGACTATTTCCTGCCCGCCTCGCTGACCACGCCCGCCACCGTGGGCAATGCGGTGGGCAATCTGCAGACGGCGATCACCTCGCTGTACGCGGCGGGCGCACGTGATTTCCTGATTCCCAACATGCCCGACCTCGGCCTGACGCCCTCCTTTGTCGAGGAAGGTCCGCTGGCGGCCGGTCTGGCCAGTTCGGTGTCGGCCGCCCACAACGCCGCGCTCGCGCTGATGCTCGAGCAGCTCGACCTGAATCTGGCGGATGCCCGCTTCCGCACGGTCGACGTATCGGGCCTGCTCAATGACGTGGCGCTTGATCCCAGTCAGTACGGCTTCACCAATATAGATACACCCTGCCAGACACTGGCAGGCTGCCCGGCCAATCCGGCGGGCTATCTGTTCTGGGACGACGTCCACATCACAACGGCCGGTCATCAGGCCGTGGCGACCGCGTTTCTCGCCGCGGCCCTGGTTCCGGAGGCAGAGCGCTGGGCCATGCTGCTGGCCGGCCTGAGCCTGCTCGGTGTAGCCCGTCGCCTACAGTGGAAGCGCCCGGCCGACGACACCGTTGCGTTGCGGCCCGCAACCTGA
- a CDS encoding DUF883 family protein translates to MSELIDQNTVTKEKLVADLKVVISDAEELLRVTANQAGEKVGELRVRMQENLTSARHKLADAEAALKEKSREVARATDDYVHEHPWKSIGVAAGVGLLVGLLIGRR, encoded by the coding sequence ATGTCCGAACTGATCGATCAGAACACCGTCACCAAGGAAAAGCTGGTTGCAGACCTGAAGGTGGTCATCTCCGACGCCGAAGAACTGCTGCGTGTGACCGCCAACCAGGCCGGCGAGAAGGTGGGCGAACTGCGCGTGCGCATGCAGGAAAATCTCACCTCCGCACGTCACAAACTGGCCGATGCGGAAGCGGCGCTGAAGGAAAAGTCGCGCGAAGTGGCCCGCGCCACCGACGACTACGTGCATGAACACCCGTGGAAGTCGATCGGCGTCGCCGCTGGCGTAGGTCTGCTGGTCGGTCTGCTGATCGGCCGCCGCTGA
- a CDS encoding phage holin family protein, protein MAASPRPERLAVSLKGFVSSLIEIVHVRLELITVEARDEALRLTELLVYGALAIAFLTFGIAFLAVLLTVLLWDSHRLLVLTLFSTLFITLGVVAAVIARARMAEGTRLFASTLDELKRDRDALGR, encoded by the coding sequence ATGGCCGCATCGCCCCGGCCTGAGCGCCTCGCCGTATCGCTGAAGGGATTCGTTTCCAGCCTGATCGAGATCGTTCACGTCAGGCTGGAACTGATCACCGTCGAAGCGCGCGACGAAGCGCTGCGCCTGACCGAACTGCTGGTCTATGGCGCGCTGGCCATCGCCTTCCTCACCTTCGGCATCGCCTTCCTGGCGGTGCTGCTGACGGTGCTGCTGTGGGACAGCCACCGTCTGCTGGTGCTGACGCTGTTTTCGACGCTGTTCATTACGCTGGGCGTGGTCGCCGCGGTCATCGCCCGCGCGCGCATGGCCGAAGGCACGCGGCTGTTCGCATCCACGCTTGACGAGCTGAAGCGCGACCGCGACGCGCTGGGCCGATGA